One window of the Mycobacteriales bacterium genome contains the following:
- a CDS encoding TadE/TadG family type IV pilus assembly protein, whose translation MRRDEGAAVVEFVLVGVLVVTLFMGILQVGLYLHMRNVVVASLAEGAREAANADRTCDDGVDRARELVARSIGTRVADGLTFDVPPDGCEVTADGGVVLVQVRAHGPLPLLFPPVGSVSMNATAHAIKEGQ comes from the coding sequence GTGCGACGGGACGAGGGGGCCGCGGTCGTCGAGTTCGTGCTCGTCGGCGTCCTCGTCGTCACGCTGTTCATGGGGATCCTCCAGGTCGGCCTCTACCTGCACATGCGCAACGTCGTCGTCGCGTCGCTCGCGGAGGGCGCGCGCGAGGCCGCGAACGCCGACCGCACCTGCGACGACGGCGTCGACCGCGCCCGCGAGCTGGTCGCCCGGTCGATCGGCACGCGCGTCGCGGACGGGCTGACGTTCGACGTGCCGCCGGACGGGTGCGAGGTCACCGCCGACGGCGGCGTCGTGCTCGTGCAGGTGCGCGCGCACGGGCCGTTGCCGCTGCTGTTCCCGCCGGTCGGGTCGGTGTCGATGAACGCCACCGCGCACGCCATCAAGGAGGGCCAGTGA
- a CDS encoding pilus assembly protein TadG-related protein: MRRHLAPPRDDDGQLLILIAFFGVVLILFVAVVVDASAAFLARRGLASEADGAALAAAQSLDEPAFYAGAGGDLLPLGDVAEVVDDYVAANFPGTTVEDVTLVDGGTAVHVVLRRHLALPLSPPGYEDGVEITAEATARLPLR; this comes from the coding sequence GTGAGGCGCCATCTGGCGCCGCCGCGCGACGACGACGGGCAGCTCCTCATCCTCATCGCGTTCTTCGGCGTCGTGCTGATCCTGTTCGTGGCGGTGGTGGTCGACGCGTCGGCGGCGTTCCTGGCACGGCGCGGGCTGGCGAGCGAGGCGGACGGCGCGGCGCTGGCGGCGGCGCAGTCGCTGGACGAGCCTGCGTTCTACGCGGGCGCCGGCGGCGACCTGCTGCCGTTGGGCGACGTCGCGGAGGTGGTGGACGACTACGTCGCCGCGAACTTCCCCGGCACGACGGTCGAGGACGTGACGCTGGTCGACGGCGGCACCGCCGTGCACGTGGTGCTGCGGCGGCACCTCGCGCTGCCGCTGTCGCCGCCCGGCTACGAGGACGGCGTCGAGATCACCGCCGAGGCGACGGCGAGGCTTCCGCTGCGGTAG
- a CDS encoding Ig-like domain-containing protein, which produces MAVRRRGLLAALVAAFLLLGAAPATAAPPGRRVSGTYRLLAKDVVEGGGLRHVYEDVLDTGTRMHRLHLPRGHGLRPGDRVLVSADTAGDGSTLNVTSFAPLGTTAATATTGTTDVLVVLAYWTAPDSVTPQRASDQILGDDDRWFREVSYGAVGLTGAVTPWLRIPAPANGQCYAGADTIMTGAIDAAGRAGYAAIGYDRVVVYFPRCTGSDTSNVAGWAYEPGARVWLNGYMDRRTSVHEQGHNYGMGHARAYACTNNGVRVTLGGTCARSEYGDPYDAMGQSSYAAHFDGYNKYVAGWLGTRRRILTTSSSSFTLPPYESASATAPQVVVANSPTRGSYWLEYRRPVGYDAALPAGATGGVLVHLRDTVVGVGNYLLDGTPGDATFATAVLRAGTTWTAPDGVRIAVGSATSTGIAVSITGARPEPQVATAPRSFAASARDMAVRLTWTAPSSDGGAAISGYRVTVDPPPPGGGTGVLAASPNATSLLVSGLGNGTTYTFEIRALNSVGPGAPATAQAVPVVLPPVVSITSPADGAALTGRVTVVASASPNPLSGSAISQTRLVVDDRTVVYGYGAQTSFEWNTGTVANGRHHVEVVVTDANYRTAVAAVDVTTSNPFPVVAVTAPAEGTTFDAPQVVLEAAASVPEGSTAAIQSVAFEVDGYLRATVYSAPYRMTFPTIDNGWHSVVAVATDTNGLTARSRPVSFVVSHPPPTVKITSPANDAVVRGTSLTITADASVTANGSALAEVRFWAGYQPIGTDTTAPFTATWDISGLSGSGRVQAEVVETSGRRATTYLSVRIDNALPTATLNLTYNQPFDAKPMTLTGTATARTAGASVARVDLMVDNVAVPAEVAADGTWSAPWDATGRYGIHRVTVVAYDSAGLHSPTPVSQSFQVVRQPPAVVWTAPEAGSLVPAGTVDVVASATPGTYDTSTVTRICFRKTMPWWQYAPELGCGTLGDDGRYHLAWNTTAVPDGAFALTAVVWMSDGATFAVPGPTVTVARPPLAPEVYSDDGFDGDADLWWSTAPSAAPVTSWVVAVPGRAPVTVTEPRAYLTGLANWHTYDVAVSAVNAMGTGPATHVSVTPGLRTRIELTSQPARTVVYGSRVTFGAVVSRQKDDQPVAGRTVELVGCPVAGPPCPVVARATTSATGMVTLSAVPRTGTDYYLHVPVQVAIGQSYVFPPPVSVSTKVTGTFSAGRVPLGATSYLRGYVTPARTGGFVYLQRYYSGTWHNVTYRTMSATGYVSVPVKVARGTYTYRLRYGGDGGRLPGASPARTLVVY; this is translated from the coding sequence ATGGCCGTTCGCCGCCGCGGGCTGCTCGCTGCGCTGGTGGCGGCGTTCCTGCTGCTCGGCGCGGCCCCCGCGACCGCGGCGCCGCCGGGCCGGCGGGTCTCCGGCACGTACCGGCTGCTCGCGAAGGACGTGGTCGAGGGCGGCGGCCTGCGGCACGTCTACGAGGACGTGCTCGACACCGGCACCCGCATGCACCGGCTGCACCTGCCGCGCGGCCACGGGCTGCGCCCCGGCGACCGCGTGCTCGTCTCCGCCGACACGGCCGGTGACGGGAGCACGCTGAACGTCACGTCGTTCGCGCCGCTCGGCACGACGGCGGCGACCGCCACGACCGGCACGACGGACGTGCTGGTGGTGCTGGCGTACTGGACGGCGCCCGACTCGGTGACGCCGCAGCGGGCGTCGGACCAGATCCTCGGCGACGACGACCGGTGGTTCCGCGAGGTGTCGTACGGCGCGGTCGGCCTGACCGGTGCGGTCACGCCGTGGCTGCGGATCCCGGCACCGGCCAACGGCCAGTGCTACGCGGGCGCGGACACGATCATGACCGGCGCGATCGACGCGGCCGGCCGGGCCGGGTACGCCGCGATCGGCTACGACCGGGTCGTCGTCTACTTCCCGCGCTGCACCGGCTCGGACACGAGCAACGTCGCCGGCTGGGCGTACGAGCCGGGCGCCCGCGTCTGGCTCAACGGGTACATGGACCGCCGCACGTCGGTGCACGAGCAGGGCCACAACTACGGCATGGGCCACGCCCGCGCGTACGCCTGCACGAACAACGGCGTCCGCGTCACGCTCGGCGGCACCTGCGCGAGGTCGGAGTACGGCGACCCGTACGACGCGATGGGCCAGTCGTCGTACGCCGCCCACTTCGACGGCTACAACAAGTACGTGGCCGGCTGGCTCGGCACCCGGCGGCGCATCCTCACGACCTCGTCGTCGTCGTTCACGCTGCCGCCGTACGAGTCGGCGTCGGCGACGGCGCCGCAGGTCGTCGTCGCGAACTCGCCCACGCGCGGCTCGTACTGGCTCGAGTACCGGAGACCGGTCGGCTACGACGCGGCGCTGCCGGCGGGCGCGACCGGTGGCGTGCTGGTCCACCTGCGGGACACGGTCGTGGGCGTCGGCAACTACCTCCTCGACGGCACGCCGGGCGACGCGACGTTCGCGACGGCGGTGCTGCGCGCGGGCACGACGTGGACGGCGCCGGACGGCGTGCGCATCGCGGTCGGCAGCGCCACGTCCACGGGCATCGCGGTCAGCATCACCGGCGCCAGGCCGGAGCCGCAGGTGGCGACCGCGCCCCGGTCGTTCGCCGCGAGCGCGCGGGACATGGCGGTGCGGCTGACCTGGACGGCGCCGTCGTCCGACGGCGGCGCGGCGATCAGCGGCTACCGGGTCACGGTCGACCCGCCGCCGCCGGGGGGCGGCACCGGCGTCCTCGCCGCGAGCCCCAACGCCACCTCGCTGCTCGTCAGCGGCCTCGGCAACGGCACCACGTACACGTTCGAGATCCGCGCGCTCAACTCCGTCGGGCCGGGCGCGCCGGCCACCGCGCAGGCGGTCCCCGTCGTGCTGCCGCCGGTGGTGTCGATCACCTCGCCGGCCGACGGCGCGGCCCTCACCGGGCGGGTGACCGTCGTCGCGTCCGCCTCGCCGAACCCGCTCAGCGGCAGCGCGATCTCGCAGACCCGCCTCGTCGTCGACGACCGGACCGTCGTGTACGGCTACGGCGCGCAGACGTCGTTCGAGTGGAACACCGGCACCGTCGCCAACGGCCGTCACCACGTCGAGGTCGTGGTGACCGACGCCAACTACCGCACCGCCGTCGCCGCCGTCGACGTGACGACCAGCAACCCGTTCCCGGTCGTCGCCGTCACCGCGCCGGCGGAGGGCACGACGTTCGACGCCCCGCAGGTCGTGCTGGAGGCGGCGGCGTCGGTGCCGGAGGGCTCGACGGCGGCGATCCAGTCGGTGGCGTTCGAGGTCGACGGCTACCTGCGGGCGACCGTGTACTCCGCGCCGTACCGGATGACCTTCCCGACGATCGACAACGGCTGGCACTCGGTCGTCGCGGTCGCGACCGACACGAACGGCCTGACCGCGCGGTCCCGGCCGGTGTCGTTCGTCGTCTCGCACCCGCCGCCGACGGTGAAGATCACCTCCCCTGCCAACGACGCCGTCGTGCGCGGCACCAGCCTGACCATCACCGCCGACGCGAGCGTCACCGCCAACGGCAGCGCGCTCGCCGAGGTGCGGTTCTGGGCCGGCTACCAGCCCATCGGTACCGACACCACCGCGCCGTTCACGGCGACGTGGGACATCAGCGGCCTCAGCGGCTCGGGCCGGGTGCAGGCCGAGGTCGTCGAGACGAGCGGCCGGCGCGCGACGACGTACCTCTCGGTGCGGATCGACAACGCGCTCCCGACGGCGACCCTGAACCTCACGTACAACCAGCCGTTCGACGCGAAGCCGATGACGCTGACCGGCACGGCGACCGCGCGGACGGCGGGTGCCTCGGTGGCGCGAGTCGACCTCATGGTGGACAACGTCGCGGTGCCCGCGGAGGTGGCCGCCGACGGCACCTGGTCGGCGCCGTGGGACGCGACCGGCCGCTACGGCATCCACCGGGTGACGGTGGTCGCGTACGACTCCGCCGGGCTGCACTCGCCCACCCCCGTGTCGCAGTCGTTCCAGGTCGTGCGCCAGCCGCCCGCGGTCGTCTGGACGGCGCCGGAGGCCGGGTCCCTCGTGCCGGCCGGGACGGTGGACGTCGTCGCGTCGGCGACGCCCGGGACGTACGACACGAGCACCGTGACGAGGATCTGCTTCCGCAAGACCATGCCGTGGTGGCAGTACGCGCCGGAGCTCGGCTGCGGCACCCTCGGCGACGACGGCCGGTACCACCTCGCGTGGAACACCACGGCCGTGCCCGACGGGGCGTTCGCTCTGACGGCGGTGGTGTGGATGAGCGACGGCGCGACGTTCGCGGTGCCCGGCCCGACCGTGACGGTCGCGCGGCCGCCGCTCGCGCCGGAGGTCTACAGCGACGACGGCTTCGACGGCGACGCCGACCTCTGGTGGTCGACCGCGCCCTCCGCCGCGCCGGTGACGTCGTGGGTCGTCGCCGTGCCGGGGCGGGCACCGGTCACCGTCACCGAGCCGCGGGCCTACCTCACCGGGCTGGCGAACTGGCACACGTACGACGTCGCCGTGAGCGCCGTCAACGCCATGGGCACCGGCCCGGCCACCCACGTCTCGGTCACGCCGGGGCTGCGCACGCGGATCGAGCTGACGTCGCAGCCGGCGCGCACGGTCGTCTACGGCAGCCGCGTGACGTTCGGCGCCGTCGTGTCGCGGCAGAAGGACGACCAGCCGGTGGCCGGCCGGACCGTCGAGCTCGTCGGCTGCCCGGTCGCCGGGCCGCCGTGCCCGGTCGTCGCCCGCGCGACCACCTCCGCGACGGGCATGGTCACCCTCTCCGCCGTGCCGCGCACGGGCACCGACTACTACCTGCACGTGCCGGTGCAGGTCGCGATCGGCCAGTCGTACGTCTTCCCGCCACCGGTGTCGGTCTCGACCAAGGTG